ATCCTTCGTATAACACACGTCTTCATAAAATTGTGGAGGTAAAACCGTCCAACGCAATTTCCTTGACGGGTCTTTTAAAAGTTTAGACTGTCGAAGCCGCATCAGCCTTAACGTCCACGCTTGAACATGCTGccataaaaaataatatatctaatcAGTGATTTGTATAATCAAAATTAATACTGGTAGGATTGGGTTTACAATGTCATTTAGGCATGCACTAGATTCGTAGCCTAGTAGGCTACCCCAAAAGCTTCTAGGTAGAGCTGTATTTCCCCTAAAAAGCGAGAATAACAAAAAAGGGAATCCGCGTTTAGGTAAAAATCAACAGCATCCCTTGACCAATTTTCGGAATTTTCGGTTGGAAATGCAAAATTTTTTCTTTCTGGAGGGCTGCCACCAGGTTTACTCGACTGAGCGGACGACCCAGGGTTATTTAGGACGACCTGGGTCGGCTTTGGAAAAGACGAAGTGCTAGAATGACCGGTTGGACGTCTGAACTTGTTTAGGATCGAAAATGACTTTCTCTGGACCACATGCGAATTGTTTTGCTCATCAGCTACTTGATTGTCACCTTGGTTAGCCATAAAGGTGGTTGTGGTTTTTGTGGACTTCTCATTCCCTATGGTAGGGGTATTTATAGTGGGTGGAAATTGAATTAAAAATACTTTtttctttttgagaaaaatgctTATTAGTTAAAAATTGTGAAATGTCCTTTATACCCTTAAtgataaacaaatataaataccTCATGATTGTGTTGGTTTATGTGTATTTTTAGTATCAGTTTACTTAgaacaataaaataataataaaatatattgcacaaataacaacaacaaaaatCACAATATATTTATTTCACAATGTATTACACAATATATTTATTTCACAATGTATTACACTCTATGGGTCATTCGGTGGTGGAAACAGGTTCAAGTCGAGACTCCAGTCTAAGGGGTTTGGTTCAACATTTGCATAACGGTTCCAGTGATCTTCGTTACTTTGGTTTGGGACCCAGTACTGATAGTCTGTTTGGGTCTCCGGCATAAATGTTATCATCTGTGACGCGGGGGCAACAAACCCTGCCAGACTTGTGTTGGGGTCCATCATATGTGACGAGGGGCTAAAAAACCCCGCCTGACTTATGTTTGGGTCTACAAACTGATTGTTGTTACCCATATCATTCTATTGGGGGTTCAATAAGTCACCGACGTCAAAACCCTCGGAGCATGCCGTAGCCAACACTGACTGCCATGATCCACCCATATCAGTATTATCATTGTTTGGCGCTATATTAGCATCCGCAAACATAGTGCCAACGTTATGTGACACACCAAAGTTTCCTGCAAAATTTACATCTTCGTTACCACCGGATCCTGATCCCCCCGTGTTTCGAAGTTTGGGCCCCAATTTGATGTCCCGGCCTCTTGAACGTTTCTACCACCACGACCACGACGTCGGGGCCTCCCTACCCTCTATGTACGAGGATATGAAACAAGGTCCACCGGCTCCTGTGACAGATGAGTCGGATATTGTGTGTATTGTGGAACATTAGACATCTCAAGGGCCCGATACGCCGCACCATGAATAACGTCCACATCTTCAGATCGGTGAATTAGACCCATCGTCTCCGACTgtaaaaaataattaataattaattttttaCTAACAATAATAAAGGTAACTTTCAATAATTTTAAACTTGTATATACCATCATTTGGGCCCTTGCTCCTTCGTCTTGAAAACCGCTCGTAGGGCCAGCTGGCAACTGTGGGTTAGACACATATAACACGGTATGTTCCATGTACCACGGCATGTAATCATTGGAAACTCCAACAGATGTCATGAGTTCCCTGTGACCAAGTTTTGATGACGTGCCTCACACTGACAAACATACGGTGCGTGACGACTTAACCAGTTCCAGCCGGTTTTCCCGCTCCGGTTCATGGAATGAAGCCTGGCATGCTCATTATTATCTATGGCAATTGGGTTAGGTATATACTGGAACATGCCAAACTGTCTGATCACTCGTTGAGGATAGTGATGCTCCACAACCGAGTAGTATAGCAGAGGGCAACAACTCCGCCAAATTCCCATACCACTCCGACATATATCGGGGAGTCTACCTACAATGTCGTCGTATGGTCTCCAATTAaactgaaacaaaaaaaaaatcaatcttTAGAAACGTGTTCAAACAAACTTAAATTTTATATGTCAACAACTAACAACCATACCGTTGGCTCGGTCATAGATTGCAGCTAAGATCTATATGTTCTCAGGCAATGTGTGGAAATATCTGTACATGTTAAGCTTCCCTTCCACCTAAAaggataaataaaaaaataacatagtgttatatagataccaaataataaatttaattattTCCAATTCACACTACCGAGCAGCTAACGGGGCATTGTACTGGAACCGGGCAACAGCAGGAGCAAAACAACGAAACCTCTCCCAAACCCACACTTGTAGAAGCGCAACTGGGCCAGTAATGGCTATAGCATTAGGTGCTGCAGCATTACAAAGGTTTCTGTAAAGGTGAGCTAACACAGCACTGCCCCAACTATATCCCGAACATGCGGGCAAGTCTACGAGAAATTCTAAAAATTTAACATCAATCAGGTGGTTTGCATTATCAGGAAAGATTGTGCACCCtatcaaataaaatattattgGACGTGCACGAAAAATGCAATCTTCATCCGATGCTTCATTTTCAGAAAAATCGGACGTTATTTGTTGTAAAACTCGGGAGGACTTAACCCTTTTGCCCCTCACATCAGCTTCCTCAGGGGTAAACCCCAACACCTGTTGACACTTGTCTCTTACAGTATACATCGACATACCAGTGTCAGCCCCAGAAATAGGCAACCCATCTATTGGTAGCCCCCACAACACGTTGACATCCTGTAATGTCACAGTCGTTTCTCCAAAAGGAAGGTGAAACGTGTGAGTTTCTGGCCTCCACCTCTCAACCAACGCAATTATTAATGAGTGGTCTACATACTTGTACCCAATTTGCAGTATCCCGCTGAATCCTGCTGCATGTATTAAACCTTCTACCCTTCCACCAACCGGATTTTCTTTCATATGCTGCCAGAACGATCGATCTGATCGTCTAATATTTATTGGCTCATCATACGCTGTTGGATTTTTGAATACCTCAAATGCACGGTGATTCTTGTCCAAGAACAACACCGATGCATTAAGAGGACCAGGATGACATTCAAAATTCATCTTCGGCTGATAAAAGTTGACTGAATATTTATCGGTAATGAAAGGATTGAAGCTTTGTTTGATATTGAAAATGTATCTCGAGTGCTTTGCTTTGTGTTCATATGTAAAGACTTCAATCTGTGCATCATTTTTCGAATTCATATTGAAAGACAATATTTTTCTTACACTACAGTTGAATTCTTACACAAAACTATTCAAGTTAGCAGGTTTGATTCCATATCATGTGAGAGCCTAGCGTTTAGTCATATCACCTTTACATTAACCACTCACATTTCATGCTGCAAAAAGACAACAAGGTGAAACAGTCACCTATTACTAGCAAACGAAAGTTGCATGTAAATTCTGCAAACATGACAGTTATTTTAATAAGCTTGTGACACCATTCTGCGATCTTTAATAAGCTTGTCACACCATTCAGCGACCTTGAATAAGCTTGTAACATGAAACTGCGATCTTGAATAAGCTTGTAACATGAAACAGCGATCTTCAATAAGCTTGTAACATGAAACAGCGATCTTGAATAAGCTTGTAACATGAAACAGCGATCTTTAATAAGTTTATGAGATGAAACTGCGACTTTCTATAACATTGCAAGATCAAACAGCGACTTTCAGAAGGTCGCTGTATCAAGCTGCAACCTTCAACATCTTTTGCAGCTTTTGCAGAACTTGGCAGATTTTGCAGAATACTTCATTGAAGGTCGCTATATCAACTTGCAACTTACCTAAAAGTGTAAACAATATGCATGAGCACCTAATGCCACTCTTTTGTGGTTCAAACCACCTATTATTGCAAAAAAAATCACACTTGCAACGGTGGGATTTCCCCATCCGAAATCCACTTTGCTATAAGGGAACCCGCATAAGCTCGAACACAAAAACGATCTATCGGAAACACTTAATCTTGACATAACTGATTCAAAGTTTTGAGAAGCCAGTTGCATACTTGGAGTCGCTCAACTTCCATCTTCTCTTTTCTTATCTTGGAAACTAACGCATTTAATGAAGTTTTACTTGCATGCCGGGTCGTGACCAACATACATCCAATGACATTTCCCACAGTATTTTGGGGCAACTTTGGGACAAATTGCTTTCGTATATCTATCGGAATTGATAAAAGGTATGGCTTAAAAGACGATGATCTTCGGGTGGTTGCTGCCACCGCGGTTTTGTAAATTAGAGACGACAATACTTCAAACCGTGTAGGATTGTTTATAGAGTAGACCTTATTCTTGAGAGCacgtaattttgaattggggAAAACGAATTTTCTGGTGACAAGGTTTGCACGCCTAATTTGATTCGAAACCGGAGTTGCGAGCTGAAGAGGATTGGTAGTAGGTGGGGATTGAATAAAATGAGGGTTAAGAGGTAGTACTTCTTTGTGACCAGTGGAACCACAACCAGCAACAGAAGCCCAATAACTCATGTATGAGCCAAGAGTGCAGCCATCACCAATTTTATGTGACAATAGCTATGAGGATAGTTTTGCCACACCATGCCATCAGCAAAAAGTTGGACAAGAATCTCATCTTCTTCTTCAATGATATGTTGGAACTTGTGGAGTAGGCTGTCATGTTTGGCTTCGACAAACACAACTCCCTCGTCGTTGCAATCTACGTAAGTTGTTGTTGGTGTGTGTAACCTGCCCGCGAATGGGTAGTATTGGGTTAGGGTCTGTGACAATGATTTTTTCAGCTTTCGGGCTTTGTCATCAGCGGTTAAACTGCAAATTTCATTGTTTGGGTAGAAGAGAATCAGTGGCATGTAGATGTGCGGGATGCACTGATCAAGCTGGGAAAGATTATAACTCCGGTGGTGAGATGGAGTTGGAGACGAAGGCTTGATTATTTCTCGAGAAATGATGGTGTGAAGTTGCCTCCTTCCGGATCTTAAGATCTTCCCTATCATCATCACTTACTTAGGATCTTAATTTGTTTATTTGTAGGTATACATACATGATATGCAGATACCTATATATATTTGGATTTCTAGATTGCCACCCTAATTCTCTTTGACATGTATATAATTAACAATAATATATGTAGGTATATTAtattttgttagttaatttgaTGATTTTTAGTCTTTGACATGTTGTATATAATTAACAATAATATATGTAGATATATTAGATTTTGTTAATTAATTTAATGATTTTTAGGATTCTTTTCCAAGAAGATCAAATAGTTGAATCATAAAGTTGGGTCAACTTCGAGAGTGTGGATCACTCTATTAATATAAGCAAGAGATTCCGGAGATTTCATGATATATATTTACTTGTTATCTAATCAAACTTTTCTAAGTTTAATATTAAAGTTATCCAATTCTTTCGTGTGATCTTGTTAATAACATATGATTTTATAATATCCCACGTAGAACAAGAACGTATGTTTAGATGCTAACTCAGTCAAGATGAtgataattattattgttattgttagtAGTAGCAGTTCTGATTTTATGATATACTAGTTTTTGCCCTGCTCGTGTTGCGGGGTATTAAGCCGAACATTTCCCTCATAATATGTACGTCTATGTTTCGATTACTTCtgcatactactcataacacaaTCTCAAAAAAATTttatcgagtcaaccaattaaaacaaaacactaccataatTTTGcttaaaaaactaaaacgatggaaaaactataattttaaactgtgggcaaaattgtaatttttcaagACAAATGAGCGTGTGCCAAGCAGCCGTTTGTAACGAATAAAAGTTAcaccgagtcaaccaattaaaacaaaacactaacatagttttgtgaaaaaaaacactaaaatgaTGGCACTGTAATTATACactgagggtaaaatcgtaatttgacagggaaaaaaagaaaaacaatggaAAAACTATAAATTTGAGCTCAGGGCAAAATCGTATTTTGGCTACGAAAAGAAGAAATAAAAACAAtggtaaaactgtaaatttaTACATGACAAAATCGTAATTAGGCTTAACGAATAGGAAAATGACAGGCAGTTGCCTGACACTATTATTCCGATTTCTTAATGTAtatatagtataatataatatcttactatctataaaaggagaaaacaCGCTGACATAAAAAAAGCTGATGTAGCAGGCATAGAGACTGTCCAACAATGcatttcttatgtcattattgcaTCTTAAGTCTTAACTAATAAAATCACTTTAAAATACATTTGAACATCTGCCAAGAAAACCGCAGCCCATATCCATCTATACTTTAATAGCCAGCAGAGGTTGAAGGTTGATACAATGCCATTATATCAGCAGAGATTAATTGCTGgcaatttcaaattcaaaatgcatgAGAATACGTAAtttgcaattaatgcatgtcactcaccCATTCCTGTCAATCATCTTCTTATATAAGACTTTTCTTCTCATTTCCCTCCTCATATTTAATCACACTCCCGTCCTCTCTGATTTCGGATTTTCAAATCTGAATTCATTCTGAATTCCGAATTAAAAGCATGTCAACATCAGTTGAGAGTAACAATCTTAGTTTTGTTAACAATTTGAATCCTGGGAAAGATATGTGGCACATGCATGAAAGTGAGGATCATCCGAAAATGGAATCAAGGGTATAAAATGGATCTCATCTTCATTATCTTCATTGATGAAAAACTAATTTGTATTTGTGTTTTTCCGTTGTATTAGAGACTGTAGGTTTGTATGCTAAGAAATACTTTGTTTAAATGTTGTTCAGGGTGCTAAGATTCAAGGAGGCATTAAAAGTCATTTGATACATGTTTTTGATGGACAACTTTAAGAAGATGTTGTTGTTACTCTGTCGAAATTTGGTGTGGGtgaaaataaagatttatatAAAGTTGTAGTACATGAATATAAAATCAACTTTTATCGATGCACTGTTACACCTCTGAGAGATTGGCAAGGTGTTGAGTATGGTTTCAACTTCAGAGCTTATCAAGATATTCTTCAAGGAGAGGCAATAAAATCTTTGAGTGTTGGTAgtgtatatttttgtaatcatgtcTTTTCTGTATAAAATTAGAAATTTTTACTTACTCTGTTGTACAATGTGATCATATAGATGTTGCTGGATCTGTGGTTTGGTGTGGAGATCTTGAATTCTTTAGCCGACCTCCAAAAGAAACTAAAAGGATGAATTTCAATATCAAGACTTGGAGTAAGTGGTTGTTTACATGTTCAGTCATGTACAAATCTTTGTTTGTATTTAATGTGGAATGATGTAAATAAATGTGATCAAGAATGTATTTAATGTGGAATCATTGTAATGGTAATAAATGAGATCAATAGTGTTTGTATCTAATGTGAAATTATGGAAATAAATGAGATCAACAATTTATTCTTCAAGTGAATACGGTAGTTAGTTTGTGGCTAATTACTAGTTTAATAAATGGTCATAAATTTTCTTTGATTTTATGTTGTTAGGGTGAgcggggcactcccctaagaggggagtcccctctcttacgcacacccaatcaggttatgccacgtcaacttccctcttaaactcccctcacaccccaatttgatggcggcactcccctcttaagtgacttattttttttatttaaaaaaaatcagtgATTGGTTGAAAGTGAGGCTGGCCCCACCAACAACCCTCCCCTTCTTCGGTGAACTCCCCCCGAATCCCTTCCCCGAATCGGGTCACCgcagggatggcggcggtgttcccgatcggtggATAGGGTCACCGAACCACTCCCCGCTTGGTGCCCCGGATACCCTTATTCATtcaatttagtttttattttatagATAGTAAAAAAAATGGTCATAAATTAGTGTTTAGTTTATGGTCATACGAATATTGTTTTCATGTAGGGGTACGGTGTTGCGATGTACCGTGTGGAATGATTATGCTCTGTAGTTTAATGAGTTCATCTCTAAAACCCCAGCTCAAGCTCATGAGCATGTGATGGCTGTTATACAGCATGGAAAGTGTAAGGAATGGAgatgtaatttttgttactttctGCAAATCATAACTACACTATTTATTTCTGACAATATAATAACATGTTGACTAAATATTTATATACTTTTGCATGTAGATCAATTTACAGTTCAAAGTGATAAGTTTGCAACACGACTGTTTCTGAATGAAGAAATCCATGAAGTTAATCAGCTAAGGAGGAGGTAATTTATCAACATAATTTGCACTGTATAGTTATTTTTGAACTCAAATACTTTGTTTTATGTTATTTGTATACTAATTCTAATCATTTGTGGTATCGAATAGTCTTATACTGAAACAAGGACAAGGACAAGGGAGTGGTTCTACTTCTCAAACCATACTTTCGTCTCAGACTGTTTTTCCATTGCATAAAGAATTTGTAACAGATGGTgtgaagaaacatgttgatgagatTAGTGAGATAGAAAAGGTTTCACAGCTTTTTATATAGTTTGGTTATTTGTATTCGGAGTTGTAGATCATTACAAGGTCAGGTTGGCCACCTTCAAGCTAGAAGATGATGCACAGACTTAGTGGGAAGGATACAAACAAGTCAAAGGAGGAGATGCTTACGTCAACACTCTTTCGTGGGCTGAATATCGTACCATCTTCTATGAGAGGTATTTCTCGAATGCTGATAGAGAAGCTCACATCAAAGAGTATGTTGTTATTCGACAAGGGATCGACGAGCCTGCTTCAGATTTTATTACCCGATTCTTAAGGTTGGCCAGTATTGTGGGAGAAACAGTAGGATCTGCTGCGGTTCAAGCTGAGAAGTGCAAATGGGCAGTTAATCATCGAATTTGGAAATCGATCATGTTTATGAAATTCAAGGACAACACTGAGGTGGCATATGCAATTAACAATTTTGAGTTCGAGAGAAAGGAATTCTTTCTTGGACTtgggataacaaaaagagagacaaggatggattTCCCGAACAGGCTACGGGCCAGTCATCCTCAGCTCTGCTGCAAACCATCCGTAGAGTTCAAGTGAATCAAAACCTTGGAAGTCATACATGTCTTTGGAAGCCAAGGCCTCTCAGCTAGACACCTATCCAGAATCAGACTCAGCCAAATGGATGACCTAACAGGGCTCAAtcgatgaaccagaatcagacCACGAGTCCTTTATGCAATACTTGTGGTAAGAAACATCATGGTGTATGTCGTAGGGCCGCGGGAACATGCTTCATATGTGGCCAGACTGGACACATGATTAATGACTATACCAAGCCGGATACTAAGAAGAGTAACGGAGGGAATTTGGCACCACCAAACATTGGGGAAAAGTGTTTGCACTTTCTGCTACAGATGCTGCTAATGCCCAGGTACTATGTCTGGAACCCTTCAGCTTGGTGATCGTAGAATCTATGTGTTATTCGATATAGGAGCGACACATTCCGTAGTTTCTCATTTGTTTACTAGGTACCTTACGATTAGACCAACTTCGTCAGATTACACTCTGACCATCTCCGTCTCAGGTTAGATTGGATTAGGGAAATCATGATTGGGAAGATAAGGCTTTTTCGTTTATCAGCCTTGGATCTTTGTATACGATCAAATTTTTATAGTAATATGTTAAAACCATATCTTAGATTAGGGATTTGTTTCTCATGTATCAGTTTCATGAATCAGACCTAGCCCGGTTTCTGCGAGTCCGGGTACTCGGCTGTGAATTCAAATTAGGGTTTGAATCCCAGATTGCAACGCCATGGAAGCAGCAGAAGAGAGGATTTACGGCGGCAGTGAGTGACTCGTGGAATTGTGATGAAGGCAAGCTTGTAAACGTAGATGATGATTATAGtaccatagttgttaaaagccatcgcctcttgcgcctaggcccaatttcctagcgaggcgaggcaattgcgacttaagtcaaggcaattgcgctttaattctccaagTGATGGTTCATGCGCAGGTTCCagcgagattcctagattcctGAGAGTTttcggccaaattctctaaattcttGCAAGATTCTAGCTAGATATCTACTTTTATCTAACGAAACTATTTTTCTACACTAATAAACTagcattttataacttttaatagacgatattaaatgttatataatagctttagtttattttatttgaagaatagtattaattttcgattatacaaaaaaaatttatgttttttttgttgTACGCTTTGTTTTCTCAGGCCCGCGCTTTTTTTTTGCGCCTTGTGCCTAGGCCctaggcgaggcctatgcgccttgagtgcgcttaACGCTTTTAATAACTATGTATAGTACTAAGTTAGAAATAAAAAGTAGCAGGAAACATGTTGGGAGAAAAGAAATTAAGCATGATGGTGTCTTTCTTTTTGTATGATTGAAAATTTGTTGAAACACTACTGGAAGTGTTGTTAGAATGGTTTGAATATAAAATCAGTATGTGCATGTGATGGTTTAGTATGTATAATTGGTAACTACCGGTGTATTTTTCATCAAAATATATGATGAGGATGTGAATCATTTAGAGTTGTTTTCCACAGTTGTATATTAGGCATATGAGAATTGGTAAATTTCTTGTCACATAGTGAGGAAAGATGCTGATGCATAATGAACAACATTGATCGGACACGGTTACACTACGAAAATGAAAAAGACATTTTGAATCATTTCTATATATGATTTTCGGTAAATAAGAAAGACGCTGCATTCGATGAAAAACTGTTTATTATAGACTTGAAGTTTGGAAAAATATCAAAATTACATTGTTTCTTAAATAAGACAAAATATGATTCTGCGTGATCCGCTCTTGGTTAAAGATGTCTTTAACTAGTAGATGcaccgcccgcgttgcggggcgatggccgaataatgagtgagtgttaggcagctcattgacatgaaaaaacaattaaatcgagtcaaccaattaaaacaaaacatttttatagttttgattaaaaaaaacgaaaacaatgacaatattgtaatttttaactgcGGGAAAGTTGTATTCTTTTtactggggtaaaatcgtaatttgccaaaagttaAAGTGATGGTAGTAAATTTGAATCAGGGGCGAAATTGTaaattttcacaggggcaaattTGTAAATTTGAATTTGGGGTAACAGCGTAATATAAATTTAAACTAAGGGcacaatcgtaattttaagctagagaaaaaaccacaattttattttgaatcgagagcaaaatcgtaattttgagttgggggcaaaagcataattttattttgaactggggaaaaaacgtaattttgaactgatagCGAAATtataaaaccgtaattttaaactgggagcaaaactaaaaatgagttttttagccgagggcaaaagcgtaattttgagctaggggcgaaattacaattttattttgagctgggggcaaaaccgtaTTTTTAAAGgaaggacgaaagcgtaattttaaactgtgaataaaataaagttaaaaaaagtttggtccaatgggggagtgccaggcagctgtctggcactattcccccatctTACATTTGTatagctgcctggcactattcccccatctTACATTTTTATATGTAGTCAATTCAAGTGACATGGCACAGCCTCGTATTTTAATTCCATGACCCAAGACTTGCAGCAACGAGAGACATTGGCGTTTTGGTCCTCTGTTTCATTTTGTTATTCGGTTCGGTTATTTATCGGTTTGTGGCACATATGAACAGCTACTAGTGACACATCACCCTAATCCTAGGTGGGGTGTCGTTCTCATCCTTGTTGGGTTAATTCCTTGTTTTTTGGTTGTCTTAAAGATGCTATTATTATTGTATAAAAAAACGAATTTGACCGGcctgttttatttatttatttatttatttgtgatatgaaAGTTGAGATTTGTAATACATGTAGAGGTTTTGCAATATGAAATGACGTGGTTATTGatatttcttattttattttgttgtgttcaaaTTGCTTGAATTATGCCATTTTTCATCTATTTCAGCTGCAATATTTATTCGAGTGATCCCCATTCTGGAAGTTCAACGAAGTTCATAAATTAACAAAGTGACCTTCTGTGAAAAGAATCCTAAGAAACTTCACattatttaattagttaattGATAAAATCAACGACATGTACATACATAATTGTTGATTAAATCTACAAGATCAAAAACAATAAAATCTTCCTGTCCATAGTAAGTGATGATGATAGGGAAGCTCCTACTATTCGGAAGAAGGCAACTTCACACAATCATTTCTCGAGAAATAATCAAGCCCTCATCTCCAACCCCATCTCATCTCCAGACTTATAATCTTTCACGGATTGATCAAGGCATCCCGCACATCTATATACCTCTAATTCTCTTCTACCCAAACAAGGAAGATTGCAGTTTAACCGCTGATGACAAAGCCCGAAAGATGAAGAAATCATTGTCACAAAGCCTAACACGATACTACCCATTTGCCGGCAGGTTACACACACCAACGGCACCTTACATCGATTGTAGCAACGAGGGAGTTGTGTTTGTCGAAGCCAAACACGATTGCCAACTAGACAAGTTCCAACATATGAGTGTAGAAGATCACACTACATGCCAACTTTTTGCTGATGACATGGTATGGCAAAACTCTCCTCATAGCACCATGCTTGTAGGGGTTCAACTCAATCACTTTGCATGTGGCGGAATCGGGTTGGCAGTGTCTATGTCACATAAAATTGGTGATGGCTGCACTCTTGGCTCTTACATTAGTCATTGGGCTTCAGTGGCGCGTTATGGTTCCACTGATCACAAACAGGTACTACCTCTTAAACCTCATTTTATTCAATCCCCACCAAAAATTCGTGTTCCCCAACTCAAAAATAATCCGCGTCCGCTTGAAACTTCGCTTTTGAATCCAACGTGCATTAATCGTGTAAGCAGAAAATTCGTGTTCCCCAACTCAAAACTAAATGATCTCAAAAATAAGGTCCTTGCAGAAGCCGGATCAACACTATCTATAAATAACCCTACACGAGTCGAAGTATTGAGCTCTCTCATTTACAAAACCGCGGTGGCAGCAGCCACCCCAAAATCAGGTTCTTTTAAGCCATCTTTTTTAGTTATTCCGGTGGATATGCGTAAGAAAGTTGTCCCTAAGCTGCCCCAAACAACCGTTGGAAACTTAGTGTCACTTATGATGGTCACCAGCCGGCATGAATGCGAAACTTCATTAAGTACGGTGGTTTCAGAGATAAAGAAACAAAAGATGGAACTTGAAGAAGTTCAAAGTATGCAACAGGTTTCTCAAAAGTTCCAGTTGTTTTTACAAAGTTTGGGGCATGAAGATATAGAAAATTTTGCCAATAGATCCTTTACGTGTTCGAGCTTATGTGGGTTCCCTTATAACAAAGTCGATTTCGGATGGGGAAAGCCAACTGGTGCAAGTCTTATACTTTCATCTTGGGACAGGACTGGTTTCGCGCTGACGGATACTTCAAATGGAGATGGTATTGAAGCACAAGTGACTTTAGTAGAACAAAACATGGAAATTTTTCGAAATGACAAGGAACTGCTTAC
The Helianthus annuus cultivar XRQ/B chromosome 6, HanXRQr2.0-SUNRISE, whole genome shotgun sequence genome window above contains:
- the LOC110925348 gene encoding serine/threonine-protein phosphatase 7 long form homolog, which translates into the protein MNFECHPGPLNASVLFLDKNHRAFEVFKNPTAYDEPINIRRSDRSFWQHMKENPVGGRVEGLIHAAGFSGILQIGYKYVDHSLIIALVERWRPETHTFHLPFGETTVTLQDVNVLWGLPIDGLPISGADTGMSMYTVRDKCQQVLGFTPEEADVRGKRVKSSRVLQQITSDFSENEASDEDCIFRARPIIFYLIGCTIFPDNANHLIDVKFLEFLVDLPACSGYSWGSAVLAHLYRNLCNAAAPNAIAITGPVALLQVWVWERFRCFAPAVARFQYNAPLAAR
- the LOC110922254 gene encoding acylsugar acyltransferase 3-like translates to MSYWASVAGCGSTGHKEVLPLNPHFIQSPPTTNPLQLATPVSNQIRRANLVTRKFVFPNSKLRALKNKVYSINNPTRFEVLSSLIYKTAVAATTRRSSSFKPYLLSIPIDIRKQFVPKLPQNTVGNVIGCMLVTTRHASKTSLNALVSKIRKEKMEVERLQVCNWLLKTLNQLCQD
- the LOC110921918 gene encoding acylsugar acyltransferase 3; this encodes MMIGKLLLFGRRQLHTIISREIIKPSSPTPSHLQTYNLSRIDQGIPHIYIPLILFYPNKEDCSLTADDKARKMKKSLSQSLTRYYPFAGRLHTPTAPYIDCSNEGVVFVEAKHDCQLDKFQHMSVEDHTTCQLFADDMVWQNSPHSTMLVGVQLNHFACGGIGLAVSMSHKIGDGCTLGSYISHWASVARYGSTDHKQVLPLKPHFIQSPPKIRVPQLKNNPRPLETSLLNPTCINRVSRKFVFPNSKLNDLKNKVLAEAGSTLSINNPTRVEVLSSLIYKTAVAAATPKSGSFKPSFLVIPVDMRKKVVPKLPQTTVGNLVSLMMVTSRHECETSLSTVVSEIKKQKMELEEVQSMQQVSQKFQLFLQSLGHEDIENFANRSFTCSSLCGFPYNKVDFGWGKPTGASLILSSWDRTGFALTDTSNGDGIEAQVTLVEQNMEIFRNDKELLTFCQY